The following coding sequences are from one Bacteroides acidifaciens window:
- a CDS encoding fimbrillin family protein has product MKKNYVMAALVLSLLAGCSTDVKESDIKFAGEAGVKVSFNAVINSQTGTPLTPTRATDTEWEIGDSIGISCGGNQQNIHYKYIGDANNMFAAKGGVGEEIWVLGTQEYDVIAYCPFMGTSGVTEGIVSVLTDTENQATAEKRKYLDFLYATATASAVQPNVQLVFNHKMSRIKIKFEAGNGVSLSDIDCYLIGLKQEGTFNTSTGATTVSESAMTEDIYWGNVGEVNNHTMEAILLPQTVSSKVSIQARMGGRLYEVQFPNLTKLDTGVSYNYTIKASMSVDQKDYVFTITKEGTQINDWTTEEEEIKSESTSPDTGATTENPDWTVEEEDITATEKK; this is encoded by the coding sequence ATGAAGAAAAACTATGTAATGGCTGCTTTGGTTCTGTCGCTGTTGGCGGGATGCAGCACTGATGTTAAAGAATCTGACATCAAGTTTGCAGGAGAAGCGGGTGTGAAGGTCTCTTTCAACGCAGTGATAAACAGTCAGACCGGAACTCCTTTGACACCAACCCGAGCTACTGATACAGAATGGGAAATTGGAGATTCAATAGGAATTTCCTGTGGAGGTAATCAACAGAATATCCACTACAAATACATAGGTGATGCGAATAATATGTTTGCCGCCAAAGGAGGTGTAGGAGAAGAAATTTGGGTTTTGGGAACACAAGAATATGATGTGATAGCCTATTGTCCGTTTATGGGTACGTCTGGAGTGACCGAGGGAATTGTAAGTGTATTGACTGACACTGAAAATCAAGCAACGGCAGAAAAAAGAAAATATCTTGATTTTCTTTATGCTACGGCTACGGCAAGTGCCGTTCAGCCAAATGTACAGTTAGTGTTTAACCATAAGATGAGCCGCATCAAGATAAAATTTGAAGCAGGCAACGGAGTTTCACTTTCTGATATAGACTGTTATCTTATCGGATTGAAGCAGGAGGGTACATTCAATACAAGCACAGGAGCGACGACTGTCAGCGAAAGTGCGATGACTGAGGATATCTATTGGGGAAATGTAGGTGAAGTAAATAATCATACGATGGAAGCTATCTTGTTGCCACAGACTGTGAGCAGCAAAGTGAGTATTCAGGCCAGAATGGGAGGGCGGTTATATGAAGTGCAATTCCCTAACTTGACTAAGTTAGATACGGGAGTTTCCTATAACTATACTATTAAGGCCAGCATGTCAGTAGACCAAAAGGATTATGTATTTACTATCACGAAAGAGGGAACACAGATCAATGACTGGACTACAGAAGAAGAGGAGATAAAATCTGAGTCTACTTCTCCTGATACAGGTGCTACGACCGAAAATCCGGATTGGACAGTAGAAGAGGAAGATATTACTGCTACAGAAAAAAAATAG
- a CDS encoding fimbrillin family protein: MKIYNYISALLIAGIASFSSCSQEDLNVNETGSSNGFRISVTDGGFIDTTPGTRAVENGYTTAFAEGDAIGVFGVDAGGIVTDINNRKFTMKNGSWEIEGTPIEYKGADFKDMDFYAYYPYDADVIFNVGQEDPFAQYVDSWVLGNNQSNEEYTKYDLMTSSGSAVVDNRFKGEINFKMIHRMALTVLKMPKLVYDFANTDVTLDDYELPVTASSFKLNGNEVTPFYQESTDSYRFLVKPGTEFTIEGTYIGTKEMSYAATATLNNGTAKVYTINDPNKYEYILAVGDYYCANGSIVSKDTETVPENVIGIVCYVGNPQPSVTHSSTYTETNDILHNDYPACSHGLVIALEDMTGSAFQWGTKNLSTGAADALFGDWFKTDEEWQNRLVSNLNESNKGGAPYAAIPGFMGYNNTFLLTYCYENIRQFPCDNAYVNLNNYRSKVTVPSMVTDWYIPSIVELEQAAKSLNAINTSINSAKGTALTTDAGYFSSNERAVTYMWYHKLSENGQDITLRERGSGGKLCRLMLAF, encoded by the coding sequence ATGAAAATATATAATTATATATCAGCACTTTTGATTGCAGGTATTGCAAGTTTCTCTTCTTGTTCGCAAGAAGATTTGAATGTGAACGAAACAGGTTCTTCTAATGGTTTCCGCATCAGTGTGACCGATGGTGGATTTATAGATACTACTCCAGGAACACGTGCAGTTGAAAACGGATATACTACTGCCTTTGCTGAAGGAGATGCGATCGGTGTCTTTGGAGTAGATGCCGGCGGAATAGTGACGGATATTAACAACCGGAAGTTTACGATGAAGAACGGCAGTTGGGAAATTGAAGGAACTCCCATCGAATATAAAGGTGCCGATTTTAAAGATATGGATTTTTATGCTTATTATCCGTATGACGCAGATGTGATATTTAATGTCGGTCAAGAAGATCCGTTTGCTCAATATGTTGATAGTTGGGTGCTGGGTAATAATCAGTCCAACGAAGAATATACCAAATACGACTTGATGACAAGTTCCGGTAGTGCTGTGGTAGACAATCGTTTTAAAGGTGAAATCAACTTTAAAATGATACACCGTATGGCTTTGACTGTATTGAAAATGCCTAAACTTGTTTATGACTTTGCCAATACGGACGTAACCCTTGATGATTATGAATTACCTGTTACTGCTAGTTCTTTCAAATTGAATGGTAATGAAGTGACTCCTTTTTATCAAGAAAGTACGGATTCTTATCGCTTCTTGGTGAAACCGGGAACAGAGTTTACTATTGAAGGTACATATATAGGAACAAAGGAGATGTCATATGCGGCTACTGCTACATTGAATAACGGAACGGCTAAAGTATATACAATCAATGATCCTAATAAATACGAATATATACTTGCTGTAGGGGATTATTATTGTGCAAATGGTTCAATTGTCAGCAAAGATACTGAAACTGTTCCTGAAAATGTAATTGGTATTGTATGTTATGTGGGAAATCCGCAACCATCGGTAACACATTCCAGTACTTATACGGAAACTAATGATATTCTGCATAACGACTATCCGGCTTGTAGCCACGGGTTGGTTATAGCGTTGGAAGATATGACTGGATCTGCTTTTCAATGGGGAACTAAAAATCTGTCTACCGGGGCCGCTGATGCATTGTTCGGTGATTGGTTTAAGACTGACGAAGAATGGCAGAATCGCCTTGTAAGCAATTTAAATGAATCAAATAAGGGTGGTGCTCCTTATGCTGCTATTCCGGGATTTATGGGTTACAACAACACATTCCTGTTGACTTACTGTTATGAAAATATACGGCAGTTCCCTTGTGACAATGCTTACGTTAATCTTAACAATTACCGTTCGAAAGTAACTGTTCCTTCTATGGTTACTGACTGGTATATTCCAAGCATTGTAGAGTTAGAACAAGCGGCTAAATCATTAAATGCTATTAATACAAGCATCAATTCCGCAAAAGGAACAGCATTGACAACAGATGCCGGATATTTTAGCAGTAATGAGCGTGCTGTAACTTATATGTGGTATCATAAACTTTCAGAGAATGGTCAGGATATAACGCTGCGTGAGCGCGGTTCCGGTGGCAAACTATGTCGTTTGATGCTTGCTTTCTAA
- a CDS encoding SusC/RagA family TonB-linked outer membrane protein, whose amino-acid sequence MNKKNLIKGTTLPIALFFSFALIPTFGNQGQAIAAVDIVQQQGIIKGTVVDDKGEPVIGANVLVVGTSVGTITDIDGMFKINAKAGTKLKVTFIGYTEQVLVAKNNMRVVLSEDATTLQEVEIVAYGVQKKVTMTGAVASVKTEALTRTSIGSVSNVLGGQMAGLTTIQTSGEPGADAAEVFIRGKATWGDASPLIQVDGVERSMNDIDPNEIESISILKDASATAVFGVRGANGVILITTKRGREGKAHISFSTSASIQMPTKMVETANSYEYAMFYNQMIANDTPVGEIPAKTFSDGVIQKFRDGSDPLRFPSVNWIDYIMGDATLQSQHNLNISGGTDKVRYFISAGAYTQGGLFNEFSLPYGISYQYRRFNYRSNLDIDVTKTTTISFNVAGNVNSSEKPRTSQGSSGMVKNIYYSTPFRSAGFINNKLVYTTTDSQSDGLSLPFVGDADPFTYYGGGAAHSVNNSLNADLILNQKLDFITKGLSFKLKGSYNSSFTINKNLSGGTEMTYTPVLQSDGSVGLRPVDGSKYTDVSYGVSRGQSRNWYMEAALNYNRSFGNHNIGALVLYNQSKEYYPKEYSDVPRGYVGLVGRVTYDWKNRYMVEANMGYNGSENFASDNRFALFPAASVGWVASEEKFWESIKPVISFLKLRASFGLVGNDKIGGSRFMYTANPYHVNLNGYVSNSGYGSGNLAQIQGSYGYLFGQGGQTSTVSLGAHEWAINNANVTWEKAFKQNYGIDINFFNDRLSATVEYYKEHRWDILLQDGTAPGMLGFTQPFSNLGEVNNWGWELSLKWNDKVGKNFRYWAGINLSYNQNEIIERKEAPQDYDYLYEKGHRIGSRKQYAFWRYYDEQTPVLYEQTFHRPFPTHSVVLQNGDAVYVDLNGDRKIDANDMGYDYGFTDDPEYMVGMNLGFSWKNLEVNTQWTGAWNVSRMISDVFRRPFLSSSGNVAGGLLAYHLANTWTKENPSQDAKYPRATWKNADNNYAESTLYEQDSKYLRLKTLTIAYNFQFPLMKKLGMSTCQLSFSGYNLWTLTPYLWGDPEARASNAPSYPLTKTYTLGLKLGF is encoded by the coding sequence ATGAATAAGAAAAACTTAATAAAAGGAACAACTTTACCTATTGCCCTGTTTTTCTCTTTCGCCCTAATACCGACTTTCGGCAATCAAGGACAGGCTATAGCTGCTGTTGATATAGTTCAGCAACAAGGCATTATCAAGGGAACGGTGGTGGACGATAAAGGCGAACCGGTGATTGGAGCTAATGTTCTTGTTGTAGGTACTTCTGTCGGTACTATTACCGATATCGACGGTATGTTTAAAATCAATGCGAAAGCAGGGACGAAGCTGAAAGTTACTTTTATCGGATATACTGAGCAAGTGTTAGTTGCCAAAAATAATATGCGAGTGGTTTTATCGGAAGATGCTACCACTTTGCAAGAAGTGGAAATCGTGGCATATGGTGTGCAGAAGAAAGTAACCATGACGGGTGCTGTGGCAAGTGTTAAGACCGAAGCCCTGACACGTACTTCCATCGGTTCTGTCTCTAATGTATTAGGAGGGCAGATGGCAGGTCTGACTACCATTCAAACATCCGGTGAGCCGGGTGCAGATGCCGCAGAGGTTTTTATCCGTGGTAAAGCGACATGGGGAGATGCGTCTCCATTGATTCAGGTGGATGGTGTAGAACGTAGCATGAATGATATAGATCCCAATGAAATAGAGTCTATATCCATTTTGAAAGACGCTTCCGCCACTGCTGTGTTTGGTGTACGCGGAGCCAATGGAGTTATTCTGATTACTACCAAGCGCGGTAGGGAAGGAAAGGCACATATCTCTTTCAGCACTTCTGCTTCTATACAAATGCCTACTAAAATGGTGGAAACTGCTAACTCTTATGAATATGCTATGTTTTATAATCAAATGATAGCTAATGATACACCAGTGGGGGAAATACCAGCCAAGACATTCTCAGATGGAGTTATTCAAAAATTCCGGGATGGTTCTGATCCCCTTCGTTTTCCGAGTGTCAATTGGATTGATTATATTATGGGGGATGCTACTCTGCAGAGTCAGCACAATCTGAATATTTCCGGAGGTACGGATAAGGTGCGTTATTTTATCTCGGCAGGTGCTTATACACAAGGCGGACTTTTCAATGAGTTTAGTCTGCCTTATGGTATCAGCTATCAATATCGTCGTTTTAATTACCGAAGTAACTTGGATATAGACGTGACGAAAACCACTACAATCTCATTCAATGTGGCAGGAAACGTTAATTCATCCGAAAAGCCACGTACCAGCCAAGGATCATCCGGAATGGTTAAGAATATCTATTATTCAACTCCGTTTAGAAGTGCCGGTTTTATAAATAATAAGTTGGTATATACTACTACTGACTCACAGTCTGACGGATTGAGCTTACCTTTTGTCGGTGATGCAGACCCATTCACTTATTATGGAGGCGGAGCTGCCCATAGTGTCAACAATTCCTTGAATGCCGACCTTATTTTGAATCAGAAATTGGATTTTATCACTAAAGGACTTTCATTTAAGTTGAAAGGTTCGTACAATAGCTCATTTACCATTAATAAGAATTTGTCCGGTGGTACGGAAATGACTTATACACCGGTATTACAGAGTGATGGGAGTGTAGGATTACGTCCGGTAGACGGTAGTAAATACACTGATGTGAGCTATGGAGTTTCTCGGGGACAGTCGCGTAACTGGTATATGGAAGCTGCACTGAACTATAATCGCTCGTTTGGTAATCACAACATAGGGGCATTGGTGCTTTATAATCAGTCCAAAGAATATTACCCAAAAGAATATTCGGATGTTCCGCGAGGATATGTCGGTTTGGTTGGACGTGTAACTTACGACTGGAAAAACCGTTATATGGTAGAAGCTAATATGGGTTATAACGGTTCGGAGAACTTTGCTTCGGATAATCGGTTTGCCCTCTTTCCGGCAGCATCCGTAGGGTGGGTGGCTAGTGAAGAAAAGTTTTGGGAATCTATCAAACCGGTAATAAGCTTCCTGAAACTACGTGCCAGCTTCGGTTTGGTAGGTAATGATAAAATCGGTGGCTCCCGTTTTATGTATACTGCCAATCCTTATCATGTTAATCTGAACGGTTATGTTAGTAATTCCGGTTATGGAAGTGGTAATCTTGCTCAGATACAGGGCTCTTATGGATACTTGTTCGGGCAAGGAGGACAAACTTCCACTGTTAGTTTAGGAGCACATGAGTGGGCGATTAATAATGCGAATGTGACATGGGAAAAAGCATTCAAGCAGAACTATGGTATTGATATCAACTTTTTTAACGACCGTTTATCTGCTACAGTAGAATATTACAAGGAACACCGTTGGGATATCCTTCTGCAAGACGGAACAGCTCCCGGTATGTTAGGTTTTACTCAACCTTTCTCTAATTTAGGGGAAGTAAATAACTGGGGATGGGAACTTTCGTTGAAATGGAACGATAAGGTCGGGAAAAACTTTCGCTATTGGGCGGGTATAAACCTTTCTTATAATCAGAATGAAATCATCGAGCGTAAGGAAGCTCCTCAGGATTACGACTATTTGTACGAGAAAGGACATCGTATCGGCTCACGCAAGCAATATGCTTTCTGGCGCTATTACGATGAACAAACACCGGTACTGTATGAACAGACATTCCATCGTCCGTTTCCGACTCATTCGGTTGTATTACAAAATGGAGATGCTGTTTATGTCGATTTAAATGGCGACCGGAAGATTGACGCAAATGATATGGGTTATGATTATGGATTTACGGATGATCCGGAATACATGGTAGGTATGAATCTCGGATTCTCTTGGAAGAATTTGGAAGTAAATACGCAATGGACTGGTGCGTGGAATGTGAGCCGAATGATTTCGGATGTGTTCCGTCGGCCATTTTTATCTAGTTCAGGTAATGTTGCAGGTGGTTTGCTTGCCTATCATCTGGCAAATACATGGACAAAAGAAAATCCGTCGCAAGATGCGAAATATCCACGTGCTACATGGAAGAATGCTGATAATAACTATGCAGAATCAACTCTTTATGAACAGGATTCCAAATATTTGCGTCTAAAGACTCTGACAATTGCTTATAATTTTCAATTCCCTTTGATGAAGAAATTGGGAATGAGTACTTGTCAGCTATCGTTCAGTGGCTATAATTTGTGGACTCTCACACCTTATTTATGGGGCGACCCGGAAGCAAGAGCTAGTAATGCACCTTCGTACCCGTTGACAAAGACATATACATTGGGATTGAAACTGGGATTCTAA
- a CDS encoding RagB/SusD family nutrient uptake outer membrane protein has protein sequence MKQKYKWFVGVMMAGVLGIGTTSCVDEIKFGNSFLEKAPGGSATQDTIFNSVTYTRQFLNTCYSRQYYGLPYVNSSVDDFPDSSNPYTGKFDALTDCWQLHYSGTTVYNSYYSGTHTANYGIRGDIFGYTREGVWQTVRWCWLLLENVDRVPGMGEDEKVKMKAEAKCLIAARYFDMFRHYGGLPLIYASFMGTETNYQLPRATVEETVNYMDKMLEEAIESGGLKWAYEGADFNSDSGHWTLAGAMALRCKLWQFAASPLFNDTQGYAGGRSEAEQQHLVWYGSKRPELWNKCLEYCRQFFNAIEANGFYKLREAAGSNPTPTEYRYAYRMGYILLDSPEVLHSVRVAGYERPGGSTTYIWRTWCNNGRNSYTPTQEYVEMFPWADGTPFDWNETEAEGKLNDMFLTGEFANGENTLSNLILTRDPRLYESVIVNNIPRNLGWSSPKMSDYPWELWVGGTDAKTAPVLENMRFATGYDNMKYYLSDSDYERQPIHWAYLRLSDLFLTYAEALLQAENNFTDALYWVNEVRARVGLGKLEECIPNKNLTTDKDALLEEILRERACELGMEDSRYFDLIRYKRADRFEKKLHGLLIYRLDDAGKRIEKPWRDGTDEFGKNAIQPTRFEYERFELHNRARVWWTQGFDSKWYLSPFPQNEINKGYGLIQNPGW, from the coding sequence ATGAAACAAAAATATAAATGGTTTGTCGGAGTAATGATGGCAGGAGTGCTTGGTATAGGAACTACTTCTTGTGTAGACGAGATTAAGTTCGGTAACAGCTTTCTCGAAAAAGCGCCGGGTGGATCTGCTACTCAAGATACTATATTCAACAGTGTCACTTATACCCGGCAGTTTTTGAATACCTGTTATAGCCGCCAATATTATGGTTTGCCTTATGTAAATTCATCTGTTGATGACTTTCCGGATTCTTCCAATCCCTATACAGGAAAGTTCGATGCATTGACTGACTGTTGGCAACTTCACTATTCGGGAACTACGGTTTATAACAGTTACTATAGTGGTACGCATACCGCTAATTACGGTATTCGTGGTGATATCTTCGGATATACTCGTGAAGGTGTCTGGCAGACTGTGCGGTGGTGCTGGCTGCTTTTGGAAAATGTAGACAGAGTGCCTGGTATGGGAGAGGATGAAAAAGTAAAGATGAAAGCAGAGGCGAAATGCCTTATTGCCGCTCGCTATTTTGATATGTTCCGTCACTATGGAGGATTACCGCTTATTTATGCTTCGTTCATGGGAACGGAGACCAACTATCAATTACCACGTGCTACGGTGGAAGAAACCGTGAACTATATGGATAAAATGCTGGAGGAAGCTATCGAATCCGGTGGTTTGAAATGGGCATATGAAGGGGCTGATTTTAATTCTGATAGTGGTCATTGGACATTGGCTGGGGCTATGGCATTGAGATGTAAATTATGGCAGTTTGCCGCTTCTCCTTTGTTTAACGACACTCAAGGATATGCTGGTGGACGTAGTGAAGCGGAACAACAACATTTGGTGTGGTATGGAAGTAAACGTCCCGAATTGTGGAATAAATGTCTTGAATATTGCAGGCAGTTTTTCAATGCCATAGAGGCAAACGGTTTTTATAAGTTACGGGAAGCAGCAGGCAGCAATCCTACTCCCACTGAGTATCGGTATGCTTACCGGATGGGGTACATCCTTTTGGATAGTCCTGAAGTATTACACTCCGTACGTGTAGCAGGCTATGAACGTCCGGGCGGGTCGACTACTTATATATGGCGTACTTGGTGTAACAATGGACGTAACTCTTATACTCCGACCCAAGAGTATGTTGAGATGTTTCCTTGGGCAGACGGAACCCCGTTTGACTGGAATGAGACGGAAGCAGAAGGCAAGCTAAACGATATGTTTCTGACCGGCGAATTTGCTAATGGAGAAAATACTCTTTCCAATCTTATATTAACCCGTGATCCGCGACTATATGAATCTGTCATCGTGAACAATATACCTCGAAATTTAGGATGGTCTTCTCCTAAAATGAGTGACTATCCATGGGAATTATGGGTGGGAGGTACGGATGCAAAGACAGCTCCTGTATTGGAAAATATGCGTTTTGCTACTGGATATGATAACATGAAATATTATTTGAGTGACAGTGATTATGAACGCCAACCTATCCATTGGGCATATCTTCGTTTGTCCGATCTCTTTCTGACGTATGCAGAAGCTCTGCTGCAAGCCGAAAATAATTTCACAGATGCTCTTTATTGGGTAAATGAAGTCCGCGCCCGTGTAGGCTTGGGTAAATTGGAGGAATGTATCCCGAATAAGAATCTGACAACTGATAAGGATGCTTTGTTAGAGGAAATACTTCGTGAACGTGCTTGTGAATTAGGCATGGAAGACAGCCGTTATTTCGACTTGATTCGTTACAAACGTGCAGACCGTTTTGAAAAGAAACTGCATGGTTTATTGATTTATCGCTTGGATGATGCGGGTAAGCGTATAGAGAAACCTTGGAGAGACGGAACTGATGAATTCGGTAAAAATGCCATTCAGCCTACGAGATTTGAATATGAAAGATTCGAATTGCATAACAGAGCACGTGTTTGGTGGACACAAGGATTCGATTCGAAATGGTATTTATCTCCGTTTCCTCAAAATGAAATCAACAAAGGATACGGTTTGATTCAAAATCCCGGCTGGTGA